The genomic stretch ACTACCTGGCGTTTAAACTCTAAGCTGAACGTCCTCTGATTCTTCATGGCAAGGTCCTCTCTTTCATTCATTATACTTGGACCCTGCCAAACCTTCCTACCCCATTGTGTCCAGCTTCAGGGGTTCACTCCACTAATTTCACATCTCATGCACTTTGCCTTAACGTTTAGAGGGAAATCTGTCCTTCCTTGATGACCGTTTGGCCATCGACCATCAGGGTTGGCTCCCGAAAGACCATGTCCATATGAAGAGGGCTTTCCACCTTCCCGCCCAAACTCTTGCTATCGCCCAGGGCAATATGTGCGGTGCCCCAAGACTTTTTTGTCTCTCTAATAGTTACGCCAAGACGGGCCTTGGGGTTGGTGCCTATTCCCAGTTCAGCAATGTTTCTGGCGCTATCACCTATTTGTTCCAGGAAGGCAAGTAGCTGTTTTGCTGCGATACCACCCTCAATCTGTACCGCCTTGCCTCCGTCCACTTTCAGCGATAAGTCCTCCTTAAGAAATCCCAACTCCCTTTTTTCTATGCAAAAAGGAGCCACAAGAATTCCTTCCGCGGTTCCCTCTAAAGGTGAAATAGCAGCCTCACCATCCGGGAAGGCACAAAACTGACCAGGTTCAGTAGCCAAAGCGGCCAAGACATGTGCCTGTCTATCCACCAGTGACATGGTGAGGTCGCTGCCCTCCCGTGTAGTGATACGGGCTTCTTTGCCTGAGGTGAGCACTTGCGCCAGTCGTTGAGAAAGCTTTCCTATTTCTCCATAGTCGGCAGTGGCACCGCCGTGTACCATCATGTCTTCATTAAAGCCCCACATATCGCACACACGGGTGCCGCGCCTTAATGCCTCCCTTACCGTTTCAGTGTGGAGGATACCATAACTGGCCTGGGCGATAACTGCATCGGCCGCCTGAATTGCCGCCGCCGCCGATGAAGAAGGGTCCGCTCCACCTACATCTCTCGGCGTAATAGTGACGATTACAGTCTCAGCCCCAGCGGCTCCAGCGCTATCTGCCAGAAGCCGGGTAATGCTCTGCGGACATTGCGTATCGGTAAAGATACACACCATCTCTCCTGGCTTGACGGCGAGGACTTGCTCCACTACAATCTTAGCCGTAGGTGCCATTTTCACGATTGATATACTCATCGTTTTCTCCTCACCATTATTTTACTCTTCTGGGAAAAAGCATCCAAGTCTTTGCTGGAGACCATAACGCCGTTTACGAATCCTTGGGCAACCAAGCATTTTATTTACCATTCTAATCTAAGCTGCAGTTAACAACCACCCGTTTCATTCAGCCAAGTAACAATTGTCTGTTTTGTTCAATCGAAGTCACAGTCGCGTAAATTATTACATCCCCTAATTTCAGTTCCTTCCAGTAAACAATACTATGCCTATAGTAGTTTCCATACACTGAAATTAGCTGTGCAGATTATTTGTACCTGATCTTTTTCAGCATATGTATTATAGTAATCTAAGGAATATATAATATATATTCCTCATTAACGCCTGTCCTCTACCGACAGCAAACCGTCAGATTGTGATAGGTAAAGCTGAATTTAAATTGTTACGGGGTTGAATAGGGGTTTCCTGCTCAAATGGTAACTCTGTAGGACGCCACGCGTGACGGATTGACAACCTCTTTGAACACCTGTAAACTCAATCCCGATAAAAGAAAGGGGGATAAAACAACATGACACAACTTGGTGCCTTTTATGCTTTGGGCAAATGCGGCAGATTTGTCCCGGTAAGGTTAAAAACCCATACTGATATTACCCAGGGCTTGAAGTCAGTTTGCGAAGAAAACGGGATCAAATACGGGTCTATCGATGGCATCGGCAACGTACGCCAGCTGAACTATCAATTGTTAGTACCCGATTCTAAGGCTAAGCACGGCGTGCGCTTGGCCGAGCCCCAGGTCCTACCTGGTCCTTTAGAACTGCTTAATCTCAAGGGCGTTGTCTTCCAGTCGGAAACAGGCGAGACAATGATTCACCTTCACGGCATTTTCTCGGATAGCGAGGGGAAGATATTGGGCGGACACCTTGCGGAAGGCGGTAATCCAGTTCTGGGAACGCTTAATGCCTTCATCGTCGAACTGACTGATGCTGAAATGATCAGGCAGATGGATGAGGATATAGGTTTAGGTCTGTGCACTCCAATCGGAGCTTTTATCAGTGTTAAGAGTTAGGAAAACGGATTTATGATGAGAAATCTTGAAGAGGGAGGATGCAAAATAAAGCTAAATTCCATCCAGATTCGTGGTATTTTTCCATAATTACAAGTATTTCCTTATAATCGAGGCATTTGAACCGTTAGGAATCCCTTATTAGTATTATAATTCAACTGGGAGGTGACGAATAATGAAGAAAAGGGCATACGTGCTAATTGATGCTGAGAAAGGCCAATCATCTTCAGTAGTTATTGCATTGAGTAAGAAGCCCGGAGTTCTGGCGGCTGATGTGATATGGGGACCACATGATGTAGTTGCTATAGTTGAGGCCGATGATATTGATACATTAATGCATCTCGTACAGAGTGATATATCATTAATCGATGGTATCGCTCATAGCGACACTTGTTTAATAGTTACGGGGCACTGACCTGCCCATATTAAATTGTCCGATTATCATAATCGACAAACTTTATATTAAAATAAATATGTTTTACATGCCGTGATTATGTTCAACACGGTAACAAAGCAAGCATTTGTTGCAATGTCAACATACGGTTAGCTATTATATCAGATTGAACGTTCTTTGAATTTCCTGAATACTATTGTAACAATCTGGAAAGCGATACATAGGGAAAACGGAGTCCGTAATAAATTGGTACTTATGATGATATAGGCAGCGCAAAGGCAAAGCGGCTGCCTTTCCCCAACTCACTCTGGACTTCAATGCTACCGCCATGGGCCTCTACCAGGCGTTTGGCAATGGTAAGACCGAGACCGCTGCCGCCGGTAGCCCTGGCGCGGGACTTATCAACCCTGTAGAAACGTTCAAATATGTTAGGCAAGTCTTCAGCGGGGATACCCGCGCCGGTGTCGGTCACGGCAACCTCTATCCAGTTGTCCTTCTGTGTGGTGCTAATGGTGATGCCATCACCACTTTCAGTGTGAGCCATCGCGTTATCCAGAAGGTTATAGAGCACTTGTGCCATCCGCTGAGAATCAATGTTCACTGGCGGGAGCTCATCCATGAGGTCAAGGGACAATGATACCCCCTTGGACGCCGCCTGAGCCTGGAATGGCGATGCTGTCTGGCTGATTAATTTGGAGATGTCCTTAGCCTGGCATACTAGTTTCAGTTCGCCTGCTTCGGCAAGACTCAGCTCTTGAAGCTCGTCAACCAGCCGTGCCAACCGAGCCGCCTCTTCATTTAGCGATTGAATAGCCTCTGCATCTGGCTTTATCACCCCATCATTTACCGCCTCTAGATAGCCGCGAATATTGGAAAGAGGGGTTCTCAGTTCGTGCGCTGCATCAGCAACCATATTGCGTCGCAATTGCTCAGCGCGCTCCAAATCATTGGCCATTGAGTTAAATGCTCGTGCTAACTCTCCCACTTCGCCTTTATCCTTTAGTTCCAGCCTCGGGGAGAAATCACCCTGTCCCAATCTCCTGGCAGCCTCAGTTAGCGCCTTAATAGGAGACAGGATGCGCCGCGATAAAATTAAGGTCATGGCCAGTGCTACACCACCTCCGATCAGACACCCCCATATAATGAAATGCGTTATTGAGTGAGATAGAAACCGTGGTGAAGTCGGGTCCGTTGACAATTCAGGACCGATATAAACAGTGCCTGATGCCTCCGTTATTGCGGGCGGGGATGGCAAAAATGGGCGCGGCGGAGTTGGTACCGTTGGTAGCAGTAAAGCCGTCTCAGTTGCTTGCTGGTGGTACGTCTGCCCTATCAAATCGCCCTGAGAATCGGCGACCACGACCCCATTCTCGTCAGTCAGCACGATGCGACGTCCATACAGACTTCCCATCTCCTCAACCTGGGCCTGAATACCTGTCCAGTCTCCCTGTTCAAAATGGTAGCGTGTTAGCGAATGCAGTAACCGGGCAAAGTGTGCCTCCTCGTGCCGCTCCTCAAATCGCCCGATTTCACCGCTGGTTCGCAGGCTTATGAAGAGAAAGACTGTGCCAATGGTTACCAGTATTACCGAGAGGAAGGCAATTAAAAAGCGAAACTTCAGACTATGTATCATTTCCCGCCTCTATAAAAGAATAACCGACCCCGTATATTGTTTTTATGTATTTGGGATGGTCAGCATCTGCCTCCAACTTGCGCCGCAGGTTGAGAATATGTACGTCTATAGTGCGGTCAAAACCCTCAAAGTCATAGCCGAGGGCTTTTTCGATGATTTCAGCCCGACTGAAAACCCTGCCCGGTTCCCTGGCCAGAATCCCCAGCAGCTTGAACTCGGTCGGCGTTAGATTCAGAGACCTGTCTCCAAGAAATGCCTGGTGTTTCACGAAGTCTACGGCAAGTTTTCCGTTCTTGACCTCAGACGGCCCGCGTTCCCCGGGGAGGCGCCTGAGCAAGGCCCTCACCCTGGCAGCCAGCTCCTTAGGGCTGAAGGGTTTGGTAACATAGTCATCCGCTCCCAGGTCCAAACCCGTCAGCTTGTCCTGTTCCGTTGTTTTGGCGGTCAGCATAATGATAGGCACATCGGATTCATCCCTCAAAGTGCGGCAAACCTCAAGCCCGTCTATGCCGAGCAGCATAAGGTCCAGAACAATGAGGTCAGGATGTCCTTCCCTGGCTTGACGCAGGGCTTCAATACCATCATAAGCAGTCAGCACACGGTAACCATCCCGGTTCAGATAGAGCTTGACCAGCTCTACCGTTTTCCGGTCATCATCAACAATCAGTACCCGTTTGCCTGCCATCGCTGAAGCTTCCTGTTAATCTATTCTTGGTTAATGTTATACCATAAATGTTAAGAAATTATTAATTATTTGTTGGCTCGTCAAAGAAAGGAGGGGGGGATATTCTCCCCCCCCCTCCTGCGGAAAGGTCAGCAGAGTGTTGTAACAGGGAAATTAGTAAGTTATTCTGCCGGGGCACATGGCCCACCGAAACCGCGGAACCCGCCATGACCACGGAAGCCGAAACCGGGCAGGTTATCAGGCATTGATTCTATCCGGTCCTTCATATGCTCATACTGTTCCTCGGTTATCTTGCCCTGGTCAAAAAGGTCCTGAAGGTGGTTTTGTAGAGCCTCGGGGTCCATCTCACCGCGGTTTGGCATACCTTCAGGGTGCATCTCGCCTCGGACCTGGGTAAAGGTTTCTCTGAGCACCTCCGGGTCGATGGCGACGCCTGTCTTCTGCTCGTAGATTTCACAGACTCTGTCCAGCAGCGCCGTGCATGGGGCTTCAGGCTGGCTGTCATCCCCGTTGTTAGCCAGGGCTATGCCGCCGATACTCCCGACCAGAACCACGGCCGCCAACACAGCAACAATAACCAGTTTCTTTCTTCGCCACATCTTGTTTCACCTCCTTTCAATTGTGCATTCTAGTAATAATGATAAAGAACAAATATTAAAATCTGATTAAGACTTTAAAAGAGTGCAAACCGTAGTTTGCCATCGATATCCTGTGCGCTTTTGAAGAAATAAACGATGAATGTTTATTAAGTCGTGTAAATCTTCATAATTTCTTAATATTCTCCTGCCATACTGATTTCAGGAATAATAAAAGAATATGGAAGGCAGGGAATATGAAAAGAACAGTAATGACAGTCCTGACAGCCTTTATCCTAGTTGGGCTTACAGTTTCATCGCTGGGTTGTAGTTCTGAACCAAGCGAAGAAGATATGGCTGAAACCCAGATAGTCAGCGTACAGCGCGGTGACCTGGCAGTTGAAATCACCGCCGTTGGTAACCTGGCATTGTCCCGCAGCGAGGACCTGGCTTTTGACCTGTTCTACCAGGAGGGAACAGTAGAAGAGGTTCTTGTAGAAGAGGGAGACATTGTTACCGAGGGGCAGGTTCTGGCTCGCCTGGATACAGAGGAATGGGAGGACGAGCTGAGCGCGTTGGAAGACCAGGTTATAGCAAAAGAACGCGACCTGATACAGGCACAAATCAACCTGAAAACAGCCGAACAAACTCTGAAGAACTCAAAGGATAATAAGGAAGCTAAAGAACTGGCGCTGCTTAATGCCCAGATAAGTTTGGACCAGGCAAAGTATAACCTGTCTGTGGCGGAAGAAACCCATACTTGGCCAGATATTGAGATTGCAGAAGCTGAGGTGGAGAAGGCTGAAGCCCTTTTGGAATATGCTTTGGAAAGTGGTTTTGACAGGCTTGTCACCCGCGCTCAGGCGGAACTGGATGCAGCCGAAAAGGTATACAACGCCCTTGTACAGGGCTACGACACGGAGGAAGTGGCTATAAAGAAGTTGCAGGTAGAATCGGCTGAGATGACGCTAGCTCAGGCCGAGGAAGATTTAAATGAAGTAGCCGAAGACGTGGCGCTAAAGGGGCTTCAACTGACGCTGAGCCAGGGGAAATTGGCGGATGCCGAAAAAGCTCTGGTGGACGCTCGAGAAGAGCTGGAAGAGGCAAACGGTAAAAGCCCGATTATTGCAGCGCTATTCGACGGGTTCATCACCAAGGTGAACGTGGAAGGTGGCGACGAGGTTTTAAGCGGTACCGTCGCTGTGCAGCTTGCCGACCCCGAAAAGTTTGAAGCAGATATCATGGTAAGCGAGATAGATATCCTGCAGGTAAAGCTGGGAGGAGACGCCTGGGTGCAGGTGGATGCCATGCCGGGAATGAGCCTTTCGGCTAAGGTTACCCACGTTTCCCCCACGGCAACTATTCAGTCAGGCGTCGTGAATTATCAGGTAGAAGTGGAAATAGAGTCACATGAAGCGGTAATGCAGGAGCGGCAACAGGCGCAAGGAGGACAAAAACGACAGATACCAACGGAAATATCAAAAGACTTTCAGCTTAGAGAGGGTTTGACCGTCACTGTGCACATACTAGTTGCGGAGAGGAACAACGTGCTACTGGTACCAAACCAAGCGATTACTCGCCTTGGGATGGAGACCCTTGTTCAGGTGTCAAAGGACGGCGTCGCTGAAGAGCGTGTGATACAGCTGGGCATCAGTGACTGGCAGTTTACAGAAGTAACCGATGGGCTCAGTGAAGGTGAGCAAGTAATCGTTCCGCAGGGGACAACCACTACATCAACAAGCCCGACACCGAGAAGCCCAATGCCTTTCATGAGACCGCCACATGATTAAAGGAGTTCATTTCGATGATTAGATTACAGGATATAACCAAAGTCTATCCCATGGGTAAAAGGGAACTGACCGTACTCAGGGAAGTAAACCTCCATATTGAACAGGGCGAACTAGTAGCGATTATGGGTCCCTCTGGCTCAGGCAAGACGACCATACTTAATCTTATCGGTTGCCTTGATACACCGACTTCGGGCAGTTACTATCTGGAAGATAAAGAGGTGAGCCACCTTGGCAGTGGCGAACTGGCTCAGATCAGAGGTCAGAAGGTGGGCTTCGTTTTCCAGACCTTCAATCTACTTCCCCGATTATCGGCACTGGCCAACGTGGATCTCGGAATGAGGTATGCCGGCGGCAGCGACCGCAAGCGGGCTATGGAGGCACTGGCTAGGGTGGGACTCTCCGACCGTACCAATCACC from Chloroflexota bacterium encodes the following:
- a CDS encoding aminopeptidase; the protein is MSISIVKMAPTAKIVVEQVLAVKPGEMVCIFTDTQCPQSITRLLADSAGAAGAETVIVTITPRDVGGADPSSSAAAAIQAADAVIAQASYGILHTETVREALRRGTRVCDMWGFNEDMMVHGGATADYGEIGKLSQRLAQVLTSGKEARITTREGSDLTMSLVDRQAHVLAALATEPGQFCAFPDGEAAISPLEGTAEGILVAPFCIEKRELGFLKEDLSLKVDGGKAVQIEGGIAAKQLLAFLEQIGDSARNIAELGIGTNPKARLGVTIRETKKSWGTAHIALGDSKSLGGKVESPLHMDMVFREPTLMVDGQTVIKEGQISL
- a CDS encoding SHOCT domain-containing protein — encoded protein: MWRRKKLVIVAVLAAVVLVGSIGGIALANNGDDSQPEAPCTALLDRVCEIYEQKTGVAIDPEVLRETFTQVRGEMHPEGMPNRGEMDPEALQNHLQDLFDQGKITEEQYEHMKDRIESMPDNLPGFGFRGHGGFRGFGGPCAPAE
- a CDS encoding Lrp/AsnC ligand binding domain-containing protein; the protein is MKKRAYVLIDAEKGQSSSVVIALSKKPGVLAADVIWGPHDVVAIVEADDIDTLMHLVQSDISLIDGIAHSDTCLIVTGH
- a CDS encoding ABC transporter ATP-binding protein; protein product: MIRLQDITKVYPMGKRELTVLREVNLHIEQGELVAIMGPSGSGKTTILNLIGCLDTPTSGSYYLEDKEVSHLGSGELAQIRGQKVGFVFQTFNLLPRLSALANVDLGMRYAGGSDRKRAMEALARVGLSDRTNHRPTELSGGEQQRVAIARALVKNPPLILADEPTGNLDSRSGAEIISILTSLHAEQGITLLVITHDANIASHCQRIIHLMDGQVEREEKV
- a CDS encoding HAMP domain-containing protein, whose amino-acid sequence is MIHSLKFRFLIAFLSVILVTIGTVFLFISLRTSGEIGRFEERHEEAHFARLLHSLTRYHFEQGDWTGIQAQVEEMGSLYGRRIVLTDENGVVVADSQGDLIGQTYHQQATETALLLPTVPTPPRPFLPSPPAITEASGTVYIGPELSTDPTSPRFLSHSITHFIIWGCLIGGGVALAMTLILSRRILSPIKALTEAARRLGQGDFSPRLELKDKGEVGELARAFNSMANDLERAEQLRRNMVADAAHELRTPLSNIRGYLEAVNDGVIKPDAEAIQSLNEEAARLARLVDELQELSLAEAGELKLVCQAKDISKLISQTASPFQAQAASKGVSLSLDLMDELPPVNIDSQRMAQVLYNLLDNAMAHTESGDGITISTTQKDNWIEVAVTDTGAGIPAEDLPNIFERFYRVDKSRARATGGSGLGLTIAKRLVEAHGGSIEVQSELGKGSRFAFALPISS
- a CDS encoding DNA-binding protein, yielding MTQLGAFYALGKCGRFVPVRLKTHTDITQGLKSVCEENGIKYGSIDGIGNVRQLNYQLLVPDSKAKHGVRLAEPQVLPGPLELLNLKGVVFQSETGETMIHLHGIFSDSEGKILGGHLAEGGNPVLGTLNAFIVELTDAEMIRQMDEDIGLGLCTPIGAFISVKS
- a CDS encoding HlyD family efflux transporter periplasmic adaptor subunit → MKRTVMTVLTAFILVGLTVSSLGCSSEPSEEDMAETQIVSVQRGDLAVEITAVGNLALSRSEDLAFDLFYQEGTVEEVLVEEGDIVTEGQVLARLDTEEWEDELSALEDQVIAKERDLIQAQINLKTAEQTLKNSKDNKEAKELALLNAQISLDQAKYNLSVAEETHTWPDIEIAEAEVEKAEALLEYALESGFDRLVTRAQAELDAAEKVYNALVQGYDTEEVAIKKLQVESAEMTLAQAEEDLNEVAEDVALKGLQLTLSQGKLADAEKALVDAREELEEANGKSPIIAALFDGFITKVNVEGGDEVLSGTVAVQLADPEKFEADIMVSEIDILQVKLGGDAWVQVDAMPGMSLSAKVTHVSPTATIQSGVVNYQVEVEIESHEAVMQERQQAQGGQKRQIPTEISKDFQLREGLTVTVHILVAERNNVLLVPNQAITRLGMETLVQVSKDGVAEERVIQLGISDWQFTEVTDGLSEGEQVIVPQGTTTTSTSPTPRSPMPFMRPPHD
- a CDS encoding response regulator transcription factor; this encodes MAGKRVLIVDDDRKTVELVKLYLNRDGYRVLTAYDGIEALRQAREGHPDLIVLDLMLLGIDGLEVCRTLRDESDVPIIMLTAKTTEQDKLTGLDLGADDYVTKPFSPKELAARVRALLRRLPGERGPSEVKNGKLAVDFVKHQAFLGDRSLNLTPTEFKLLGILAREPGRVFSRAEIIEKALGYDFEGFDRTIDVHILNLRRKLEADADHPKYIKTIYGVGYSFIEAGNDT